Below is a window of Microaerobacter geothermalis DNA.
GTTTTGCCCCCTGACCAATTTTAATTTCTAAAAGATTGGTGGAGTTGCATAATTCAATATTTACGCCAAATCTGCCGGAGGCAATTTGTTGACCCCTTGTTTTGGGGTATTTGCCAAGCATATCTTTAATTTCTCCGCCCTCACCGTTTAAGCTGATCATGTTAAGCTGGTCTGCCGCTTCTGCGTATGCACGGAAAGCAATTTCATTTTGGGACCCAAAAGACATGGAACTAATGATAAACGGCAAAGAATGATGACCTACGCCAATATTTACCTTGGACAGGTCAAGGGGCGCTGTTTCCTTCTGACGCTTCTCATAGTTAATATCAGCCAAATGACGGATAGAAATCGGATTGTTGATCTCCTGTTCATCCAATTTTTCCTTATATTCGTGATATGAAATCATCCCCTGAGCTAATTGACCAATTGATTTCCAAATACGGGGGAACAAATGGAATGTTTTTGCCGGCTTCGAGTCTTCATCCTGATAATCCTTATGGCGCAAGCGGCTGTCCTCTTCAAGCTTCTTCCAATCCCTGCTCAATTGATCCGACCCGCAGAAGTTTACAATGTCCAGAACTTCAGCAATTTCCTGATGAAGGCCAATGGCAGAAAATAAACGGCTGTATCCCCTTAATTCATGGATACCGATGGTTGAAATCACTTTTTCCATTCCTTTTTTCAGGGCAGAAAACAGGTTTTTCACCGATCTTAGCCCATCTTTTCCCTCCACGGTGGCAAAAAGGAGATAGGGTGATACAATATCTGCACCCAAACCAAGGATGATCACAATGTCATGCAGATTGCGGATTGCTCCCGAACGGATAAGAATACTGGTTTGACGTCTCAGATTGCCATTTCCTTTTCCCTTTGCCTTCAATGCTTTATCCACTTTGGATACAGCAAGATGGGGGTCAATCCAGTACTTTCCGTTCCTGTGAACTCCCGTATCCTCTAAAATGAGGAGGGTTGCTCCGTTTTCTACGGCGTCGATGGCATCCTGGGCCATTTTTTCCAAGGATTCTTTCATTGGCAACTCATCTGTAAAATGAGTGGATAAAGTGGCAATTTGATTTCCGTTTTGTTGGAAGAAATGGAGGACCTGTTCATAGCTTAAGGTATTTAATTCCTTGGAAGCCTGTTGTCCGGTTGTACCTTCAAGCAGAATAGGAGACAACAGTTCCAATCTACGAGCAGAACCTGATATTTCTTCCATCAAAGGAGGCCTGTTTCCAAGAACGGCTCTGGTGGAGAAGTGTTCCATTTCCCTGTCACGGTCAATGGCAGGGTTGGTTACGACGGCTACACTTTCCTTTATAAAATCAGCAATATTTTGTCTTTCGTTAGAAAGGGCTGCCAGGGGTCCGTCATAGCCTAAGGAGTGAATGGGTTCTGCACCGTTGGAAGCCATTTGTTCAGCCAATTGAATATGCTCCCTGTCCCATCCGAATGCACTGTACATTTGGTTTGAGACATCAATTTTATCATGTTGGACATCCACCTCCACTTCTACTGGAGGTTGTATATGGTATCCCAGCCCCGAAAAATCCACCTTTTCTTTTACTCTTTGAAGAACAAGATTCTGCAGATCGGAATGGTGGATGACTTGTACTTCGTTTTCTTTCAAAATAATTCCTACTTTTTCGCCAGGAGCCAGTGGCTTAGGTTCACTCACCATATCATAGACGGATATAATTCCTTGTTCTGAAGAAAAATAATAGGAATCATCGCATTCCAGCATCCAAAGAGGGCGCAAACCAAGGGCATCCACACTAAATACGCATTCGTTGGAATAGCGGGATACAATTCCTGCAGGACCCTGTGAAAAATGTCCCCAGGTTTGTCTTAAGTACACATATAAATCCTGCAATTCAGGACGTAAATTTTTCATTTCATTTATAATTGGAGGGAATGCCATTTCCATAGCTTCAAATAGAGTCATTCCATATCGGTGAATGAAGGTTTCAATGGTTCTATTTAAATTTTGAGAATCGCTTCCACCTTCAACTAAGGGCACGTTTAACATCGCTGCTTCATCCTGAAGTTTGCTGATTGTATTAATTTCCCCGTTGTGTCCCAATAAAGAGAAAGGTTGGACCCTGAAGAAATTAGACAAAGTGTTGGTGGAATAACGGTTGTGCCCAATAGTAACCGCCGATTGAAATTCAGGACGCTTTACATCATTGAAGTATTGGGGAAGGATATTGGCTGCCCCCATCACTTTATATATGACAGAATGATTGCTAAAGGATGCCACATGAACATTAAACTTTTCTTCGATGGCAACATGAAGTTCAAAGATGTGACTTTCTGTTGACTTTCCGTTGGTATTATCACATTTTGCTGCAATCTGCCAAAAACTTGGTTCATCAGATGAACCATTTTTCCCTAAAACAGAGGAATTAACTTCATCGGTTCTTTCCAAAAGAATAGAAAAATTGGCATCAGCGAACATATTTTTGATTTGTTCTTTTACCCGAGGGATATCTTCTGAACGGGGAATAAAAATGTGAGCAACTGAAAAACCCTTCTCATATGCAAGCTCTGCAGGGATGTTGTTTTGAGCTAAATATTGAGCCCACAGAGAACGGGGGATATCGGTTAAAATTCCGCATCCATCTCCTTCTCCATCAATAAACCCAGAACGATGCTCCATTTTTATTAATGCATCAATGGTTTTAAGAACGTTTTTATGGGTGGGTTTATTATTTTTTTCAATAATAGCGACAATCCCACAGCTATCATGTTCTTCAGACAGCAGATTTTTAAATCGGCTAATGTTTCCTTTTTTCATGCAATTCGGTCAGTTGTAAAGCTGACCTCTCACCTCCTATATAAAGTATTCAATATGAGCAATAGACGAAAATAAACGGTAAAAGGTTGGAAAAGAAATAATGCAACAATATTGTATATTTATGCAAAATAAATGAAACAAACAGCAAAAAACAATAAAAATAACAAATGGATACGATAGGCCTTTAACGTGCAAAAAAGTAAATTAATTATAGAATAACACGAATTTTCACCCACCACAATATCCATTTGTGTTATTATTCAAATGAAAGCGTTTTTATACTGATTTCTAATGATTAATAATTTTTGACAAAAAAATGAGACTGCAAAAAAACCGAACAATATTGGTGCATAATACCAGTTTAATTCGTGAAATAACTTTTGGACGATATGAATGGAACTAAGATTTGCAGGTCTGCAGGTTGAGCTCGTTTTCCTTTAAGTTAAATGTTGGAATGCATGTTGAACCGCTTCAATGGTATGTTCGATATCTTGTGGTGTATGGGCTATGGTGATAAACCAAGCTTCATATTTGGATGGAGCAAGACAAACCCCTTGGTTTAACATCAGGTGAAAAAATTGTGCAAATTTTTTTCCATCGGATGCTTTGGCATCATCATAATTTTTGACCGGACGGTCAGAAAAATATAGGGAAAGTGCTCCCTTCAAGCGATTGACCTGAATGGTTTGATTACATTTATTCGCCGCATCCCAAATTCCTTCTTCTAAGCGTTTTCCAAGGGAATCGAGATACTCATAGGTTCCCGGTTGTGACAGGACTTCAAGACAGGCAATACCGGCTGAAATGGAAGCCGGATTTCCAGCCATCGTACCAGCCTGATAGGCAGGGCCAAGGGGAGCAA
It encodes the following:
- a CDS encoding glutamate synthase-related protein; the encoded protein is MKKGNISRFKNLLSEEHDSCGIVAIIEKNNKPTHKNVLKTIDALIKMEHRSGFIDGEGDGCGILTDIPRSLWAQYLAQNNIPAELAYEKGFSVAHIFIPRSEDIPRVKEQIKNMFADANFSILLERTDEVNSSVLGKNGSSDEPSFWQIAAKCDNTNGKSTESHIFELHVAIEEKFNVHVASFSNHSVIYKVMGAANILPQYFNDVKRPEFQSAVTIGHNRYSTNTLSNFFRVQPFSLLGHNGEINTISKLQDEAAMLNVPLVEGGSDSQNLNRTIETFIHRYGMTLFEAMEMAFPPIINEMKNLRPELQDLYVYLRQTWGHFSQGPAGIVSRYSNECVFSVDALGLRPLWMLECDDSYYFSSEQGIISVYDMVSEPKPLAPGEKVGIILKENEVQVIHHSDLQNLVLQRVKEKVDFSGLGYHIQPPVEVEVDVQHDKIDVSNQMYSAFGWDREHIQLAEQMASNGAEPIHSLGYDGPLAALSNERQNIADFIKESVAVVTNPAIDRDREMEHFSTRAVLGNRPPLMEEISGSARRLELLSPILLEGTTGQQASKELNTLSYEQVLHFFQQNGNQIATLSTHFTDELPMKESLEKMAQDAIDAVENGATLLILEDTGVHRNGKYWIDPHLAVSKVDKALKAKGKGNGNLRRQTSILIRSGAIRNLHDIVIILGLGADIVSPYLLFATVEGKDGLRSVKNLFSALKKGMEKVISTIGIHELRGYSRLFSAIGLHQEIAEVLDIVNFCGSDQLSRDWKKLEEDSRLRHKDYQDEDSKPAKTFHLFPRIWKSIGQLAQGMISYHEYKEKLDEQEINNPISIRHLADINYEKRQKETAPLDLSKVNIGVGHHSLPFIISSMSFGSQNEIAFRAYAEAADQLNMISLNGEGGEIKDMLGKYPKTRGQQIASGRFGVNIELCNSTNLLEIKIGQGAKPGEGGHLPGSKVTEKIAAARNAVPGSDLISPSNNHDIYSIEDLAQIIYEMKTANREAKVAVKVPIVPNIGTISVGIAKAGADFINLSGFDGGTGAARTHAIQHVGLPVEIGVKAAHNALIEAGLRDKVEIWADGGVKSSLDVMKLILLGANRVGFGTLSMIAVGCTTCRGCHLDTCHVGIATQIDSIEEAKEKGLRRFVPRQFEQAVENLKTLFTAFGEELRQITANLGFENTQDLVGRSDLLHQVRGLDQLDLSALLEAKPYEPVNLVWADKKDTASSAVLVAAGAEQSNQSGPVYYSTERPITHTFSNVLGDQRVLASDYSGARVKPRLDGSYRQLPSVHLHFENGSVPGNGLAAYHADGIHVRVTGGAQDGVGKTGFGGRVSVMKAINKNQQFIDGSVGKGFCYGAQKGLYIVQGNADARAGIRLSGASVVIGGEITSPINDSLGGIGARANIKGFAFEYMTNGRAVVLGDPGPWICAGMTGGVVYLRYQPKLGLDEAAIKRRIAKGAKVAVRPLSEKGVADIQELLTAYIEELKETHQYETADRIQQLLDEPEKHFLEIIPTKEQADPSISTE